In one window of Cellulophaga sp. HaHa_2_95 DNA:
- a CDS encoding CRTAC1 family protein — MFQQKLTNLFIFFSITLLSQPFATKIYGQQHSKQLSFSEVHKEFPREEKNLRKWGSPVIADSDQDGFLDLLLNDHGFSIKVLWNNKGIFEKPYDLIMGDMHGIAIGDYDFDGNLELILARGGGSGSNARISKLFKIDTQRNFSTVADFETPLHLMRGRTVKFIDGDNDGDLDLLNFAFPDAEKGGASENYIYENSNNHQLVHTTNLPAIKADGQKTLITDFNNDSIKDIILYGNGNIKIYKGNGDLSYTEVTAKILKKDIDNVTGVAEIDFDNDGDFDLYFTRGKDFEVGETFYDASRKILGFYTKRGPFKLDPLEAGEILNIENLQSQWPQKTLYIGESAYEYEFPGETHSGRTIRLVNSDALGFPDSFSEKGTYIGYIGNNKWMLAGDIWSPATGILHGIKNYTATAHPEELNDILLENKKGTFEEVTEKHKLFFKEHTAGITVADLDNNGYQDLILVPRGDLIHEINATIFLNMGAGVFTPISDHKVVSPELGAIGMGIEAFDYNNDGHIDLLLGHDRGKWHLFKNETANTEHHYLKVAVKSAPSGEATALGATISVENCLNKQSRIVGGTSDGYSQSFNNLIHFGLGTCKKPLSITITWSNGETLHKKVSKLNTQISLGSE, encoded by the coding sequence ATGTTTCAGCAAAAGCTTACCAACTTATTCATTTTCTTTAGTATTACCCTATTGTCACAGCCATTCGCCACTAAAATTTATGGGCAACAACATAGCAAACAACTCAGCTTCTCGGAAGTTCATAAAGAGTTTCCTAGAGAGGAAAAAAACTTAAGAAAATGGGGGTCACCTGTTATTGCTGATTCAGATCAAGATGGCTTCTTAGACCTTTTATTAAATGACCATGGTTTTAGTATAAAAGTTCTTTGGAATAATAAAGGCATATTTGAAAAACCTTATGATCTTATTATGGGCGATATGCACGGTATAGCTATAGGAGACTATGATTTTGACGGCAATTTAGAACTCATTCTTGCCAGAGGTGGTGGTTCTGGAAGTAATGCACGAATTTCTAAACTATTTAAAATAGATACCCAACGTAATTTTAGCACTGTTGCCGATTTCGAAACTCCTTTGCACCTAATGCGCGGTAGGACCGTGAAATTTATAGATGGAGATAACGATGGCGACCTAGATCTTCTCAACTTTGCCTTTCCCGATGCAGAAAAAGGAGGTGCAAGTGAAAATTATATTTATGAGAATAGTAATAACCACCAATTAGTGCATACTACAAATTTACCAGCAATTAAAGCAGACGGTCAAAAAACGCTAATCACAGATTTTAATAATGACAGCATTAAAGATATCATTTTATACGGGAATGGAAATATAAAAATATACAAAGGCAATGGCGATTTAAGCTATACAGAGGTTACCGCTAAAATTTTAAAAAAAGATATTGATAATGTTACGGGTGTCGCTGAAATAGATTTTGATAATGATGGTGACTTTGACCTTTACTTTACTAGAGGCAAAGATTTTGAAGTTGGAGAAACATTTTATGATGCTAGTAGAAAAATTCTCGGTTTCTATACCAAAAGGGGACCTTTTAAATTAGATCCGTTAGAGGCTGGTGAAATCCTAAATATAGAGAACCTACAGTCGCAATGGCCACAAAAAACATTGTACATCGGCGAATCGGCTTATGAATATGAATTTCCTGGAGAAACACATTCTGGCAGAACTATCCGATTGGTAAACAGTGATGCTTTAGGATTTCCAGACAGCTTTTCAGAAAAAGGAACCTATATTGGTTATATAGGAAACAACAAGTGGATGCTTGCAGGAGACATTTGGTCTCCTGCAACTGGAATCTTGCATGGGATTAAAAATTATACAGCAACCGCACATCCCGAAGAGCTTAATGATATATTGTTAGAAAACAAAAAGGGCACGTTTGAAGAGGTGACTGAAAAACACAAGCTATTTTTTAAAGAGCATACGGCAGGCATCACTGTAGCTGATTTAGATAATAATGGCTATCAAGATCTTATATTAGTTCCTAGAGGAGATTTGATTCACGAAATAAACGCAACGATATTTCTAAATATGGGTGCTGGAGTATTTACTCCTATCAGTGATCATAAGGTCGTGAGCCCAGAACTAGGGGCCATAGGAATGGGCATAGAAGCTTTTGATTATAATAATGACGGTCATATTGATTTACTTCTGGGACACGATAGAGGAAAATGGCATTTGTTTAAAAACGAAACAGCTAATACAGAACACCACTATTTAAAAGTTGCTGTTAAAAGTGCGCCTTCTGGAGAAGCCACGGCACTAGGTGCTACCATATCTGTAGAGAATTGTCTAAATAAACAATCGAGAATTGTTGGTGGTACTAGCGATGGCTATTCTCAAAGTTTCAATAACCTTATCCATTTTGGATTAGGTACTTGCAAGAAGCCACTGTCTATTACAATAACTTGGTCTAACGGGGAAACACTACATAAAAAAGTTTCAAAATTGAATACGCAAATTTCATTAGGTAGTGAGTAG
- a CDS encoding sulfatase-like hydrolase/transferase, translating to MSIKNIVLFVVISLLTFNSCKEKEKNTTDLAEYKTPLNLSPNILFILCDDLGYADVGFNGSTDITTPNLDQLAQDGSILTSAYVAHPFCGPSRAALLTGRYPHTIGSQFNLPANGASTDKGITAQEQFISVPMQEAGYYTGAIGKWHLGETSEYHPNHRGFDDFYGFLGGGHKYFPEEFKKQFKRQKDEGKNPVNDYLLPLEHNGTTLQENEYLTDAFSREASRFIREAKNKNKPFFLYLAYNAPHVPLEAKKEDLDKFKHIEDKDRRTYAAMVYAIDRGVGSIVKNLKKTGQFENTLIIFLSDNGGHTGHGANNFPLTGRKGDTWEGGYRVPMFFHWPNKIPKGQKFDFPVSSLDFYPTLNYLAGATIPENKILDGKNIWEAFTSNQNPHDKETLFAMRHREGYTDVAARQNDWKAVKVHQEPWKLYNITNDISEKTDLSTEQPAILEKLVTETENWSKTHTEPLWFDPLYLEQMWNDSTMATFNQTFKISQD from the coding sequence ATGAGCATTAAAAATATAGTACTTTTTGTAGTTATAAGCCTACTTACATTTAATAGTTGTAAAGAAAAAGAAAAAAATACCACTGATCTTGCAGAATATAAAACCCCACTAAATCTATCCCCTAATATTCTATTTATATTATGTGACGATTTAGGCTATGCCGATGTAGGTTTTAATGGGTCCACGGATATAACCACTCCAAACCTTGATCAATTAGCTCAAGATGGTTCTATTTTAACTTCGGCTTATGTTGCTCATCCTTTCTGCGGACCTAGTAGAGCCGCTTTGCTTACTGGCAGATACCCACATACCATTGGTTCTCAATTTAATTTACCTGCCAATGGTGCTTCTACCGATAAAGGAATTACTGCTCAAGAACAATTTATTAGCGTACCCATGCAAGAAGCTGGTTATTATACAGGCGCCATTGGTAAATGGCACTTAGGTGAAACCTCAGAATATCATCCTAATCATAGAGGCTTTGATGATTTTTATGGTTTTCTAGGAGGAGGTCATAAATATTTCCCTGAAGAGTTTAAAAAACAATTCAAACGGCAAAAAGATGAGGGTAAAAACCCAGTGAATGATTACCTTCTTCCTTTGGAACACAATGGCACTACCCTTCAAGAAAATGAATATTTAACGGATGCCTTTTCAAGAGAAGCTTCTCGTTTTATACGTGAAGCTAAGAATAAAAATAAACCTTTCTTTTTATACCTAGCTTATAATGCACCACATGTACCACTGGAAGCTAAAAAGGAGGATCTGGATAAATTTAAACATATTGAAGACAAGGATAGACGAACCTATGCGGCTATGGTTTACGCCATAGATCGCGGGGTTGGTAGTATCGTTAAAAATTTAAAGAAAACTGGCCAATTTGAGAATACTTTAATTATTTTTTTAAGTGATAATGGCGGACATACGGGTCATGGAGCGAATAACTTTCCACTTACGGGAAGAAAAGGAGATACCTGGGAAGGTGGTTATCGAGTACCTATGTTTTTTCACTGGCCTAACAAGATTCCTAAAGGGCAAAAGTTTGATTTCCCTGTTTCTTCCTTAGATTTTTATCCTACATTAAACTATTTAGCCGGAGCAACTATACCTGAAAACAAAATTCTAGATGGTAAAAATATTTGGGAGGCATTTACTTCCAATCAAAATCCACATGACAAGGAGACACTTTTTGCCATGCGCCATCGTGAAGGCTATACTGATGTTGCTGCTAGACAAAACGATTGGAAAGCTGTAAAAGTCCATCAAGAACCTTGGAAACTTTATAATATTACGAATGACATCAGCGAAAAGACAGACTTAAGTACTGAACAACCAGCAATCTTAGAAAAACTAGTTACGGAGACCGAGAATTGGAGCAAAACACACACAGAGCCCTTATGGTTTGATCCTTTGTATTTAGAGCAAATGTGGAACGATAGTACCATGGCAACATTTAATCAAACTTTTAAAATATCACAAGACTAA
- a CDS encoding sulfatase, with protein MINYLKIFILLAILSSCKEQEVKKDPIKKQPNILFIAIDDLRPELGAYGSDIAISPNIDALAADGLLFNNAYCQEAICSPSRASVMTGARPESLRVIENYSYFRDLNPNIKTLPQHLRANGYETVYTGKIFHPGYTDEALSWSRKADPSLIDAKPPRTPGGFKLEENQELDKNNSAEMVLKYGKESLKSGLGRGPAYEFVDLPDNDYEDGYNTDLAIATLKDMVKQGDKPFFLGLGFLKPHLDWVAPKKYWDLYDEKDIKLAKETAGPKDGAEMGLHASFELRARANIPNAGEIDDEQALQLKHAYLACVSYIDAQIGRMIAALDEAGVRENTIIILWSDHGWHLGDMGIWGKATNYEIATRVPLIVWSPDMAKEHRGKKTNALVELVDMYPTLCDLTGVSIPATVEGQSFAPLLKNPDLPWKKAAFSQFPTPALREWAANPLSQGMRETYFGPLIEKVEERIMNQQGDKWDRDLFENRLMGYSMRTQEYRFIVWKDYTQKDSEPVFIELYNHKTDPSETINIAKENPELVAELMLQFNQGWQKNEAQLN; from the coding sequence ATGATTAATTATCTGAAAATTTTTATCCTTTTGGCTATTTTAAGTAGTTGTAAAGAACAAGAGGTAAAAAAAGATCCAATTAAAAAACAGCCAAACATTCTTTTTATAGCCATTGATGATTTAAGACCCGAACTAGGAGCTTACGGTTCTGACATTGCCATATCTCCAAATATAGATGCCTTGGCCGCTGATGGTTTGCTATTTAATAATGCATATTGTCAGGAAGCTATCTGTAGTCCTTCAAGGGCTAGTGTGATGACCGGGGCAAGACCGGAATCACTCCGCGTCATTGAAAACTACTCCTATTTTCGAGATTTAAATCCAAATATAAAAACCTTACCACAACATTTACGCGCCAATGGCTACGAAACAGTATATACCGGTAAGATTTTTCATCCTGGATATACCGATGAAGCATTATCCTGGAGCAGAAAAGCGGATCCTAGCCTTATCGATGCAAAACCACCAAGAACTCCTGGAGGATTTAAACTAGAAGAAAACCAAGAACTCGATAAGAATAATAGTGCTGAAATGGTACTAAAATATGGAAAAGAATCCTTAAAGAGCGGTCTAGGCCGCGGGCCTGCCTATGAATTTGTAGACTTACCTGATAATGACTATGAGGATGGATATAATACCGATTTGGCTATAGCTACACTAAAAGATATGGTGAAACAAGGAGACAAGCCTTTCTTTCTAGGCTTGGGCTTTTTAAAACCTCATTTAGATTGGGTGGCCCCAAAAAAATATTGGGATTTGTATGATGAAAAAGATATCAAATTAGCAAAAGAAACTGCAGGGCCAAAGGATGGTGCTGAGATGGGACTACATGCTTCTTTTGAATTAAGAGCACGTGCAAATATTCCGAATGCGGGAGAAATAGATGACGAGCAAGCATTACAATTAAAACACGCCTACTTGGCTTGCGTAAGCTATATAGATGCGCAAATAGGCAGAATGATTGCCGCATTGGATGAAGCCGGAGTACGCGAGAATACCATTATTATTCTTTGGAGTGATCATGGTTGGCACCTTGGTGATATGGGAATTTGGGGAAAAGCTACCAATTATGAAATAGCCACTAGAGTTCCATTAATTGTTTGGTCTCCTGATATGGCCAAAGAACATAGAGGTAAAAAAACAAATGCCTTAGTAGAACTTGTAGATATGTACCCAACCTTATGTGATTTGACTGGGGTTTCTATTCCTGCAACGGTGGAAGGTCAAAGTTTTGCACCCCTATTAAAAAACCCCGACCTACCATGGAAAAAAGCAGCTTTTAGTCAATTCCCTACTCCTGCGTTACGTGAATGGGCGGCAAATCCATTATCTCAAGGAATGCGTGAAACCTACTTCGGCCCCTTAATAGAAAAAGTAGAAGAGCGCATCATGAATCAACAAGGTGATAAGTGGGATAGAGATTTATTCGAAAATAGGTTGATGGGCTATTCTATGCGTACCCAAGAATACCGTTTTATCGTCTGGAAAGATTATACACAAAAGGATAGCGAGCCTGTTTTTATAGAATTATATAATCATAAAACTGATCCTTCAGAAACAATCAATATAGCGAAGGAAAACCCGGAATTAGTGGCTGAGTTGATGCTGCAATTCAACCAAGGATGGCAAAAAAATGAGGCGCAATTAAATTAA
- a CDS encoding (2Fe-2S)-binding protein, with translation MVTLKINGKEHKVDAAEDMPLLWVIRDIIGFTGTKFGCGKGLCGACMVLMDGNAINSCQLPVSLAVGKELITVEGEQENLQRLQKSWEEFNVPQCGFCQSGQLITATALLTSKANPTEEDIHNAMGRNICRCGTYQRIKNAINHSVELKNKG, from the coding sequence ATGGTTACACTTAAAATTAATGGAAAAGAACATAAAGTAGATGCTGCGGAAGACATGCCGCTACTTTGGGTTATACGAGATATTATTGGTTTTACGGGAACCAAATTTGGTTGTGGTAAAGGTTTGTGTGGCGCATGTATGGTTTTAATGGATGGCAATGCTATTAATTCTTGTCAGCTTCCAGTTTCTCTTGCAGTAGGTAAAGAATTGATTACGGTAGAAGGCGAACAAGAAAATTTACAACGTCTTCAAAAATCTTGGGAAGAGTTTAATGTACCACAATGCGGTTTTTGTCAATCAGGACAGTTAATTACCGCTACGGCATTGTTAACTTCAAAGGCAAATCCAACGGAAGAAGATATTCATAATGCTATGGGGAGGAACATTTGTAGATGTGGCACCTATCAAAGGATTAAAAATGCGATTAATCATTCTGTAGAATTAAAAAATAAAGGATAG
- a CDS encoding molybdopterin cofactor-binding domain-containing protein yields MKDVQNVSRRSFIKGIGLASGGLIIASGASLFNSCSVETKELIAFNPNLFVQLNSDGSLILVASRSEMGQGVRTSLTSVIADEMEADWDRVRISQAVGDVKYGDQNTDGSKSVRLLYEEMRKIGAATKAVLIAAAAKKWEIAAEDCHAENHFIFNTQGDKIAFGDLVEIAKTLEVPEEVQLKDPKDFKYIGKYLPSKDVKNLANGSAVFGLDARLEGMKFAAVKRCPVAFGKVVSFDKTAALKIAGVIDVVEIPMIIKPFGPLGGVAVVATNTWAAFKGRDALEVVWDLGDNKAYDSEKYMEEITANVQKKGAVVKSLGDVDQAFEKASKTIESSYQLPHLVHAPMEVPNAVAWVKEGSCEIWAPTQEPQRTRTEVSEFLETSEDNVTVNVTFLGGGFGRKSKPDYVVEAAAISKAINAPVQVVWTREDDIQHSYYHTVASQYMKGGLDENGKVTGWLHRFAFPSIGSTFSPGADEPASWEAASAANVPFEIPNMQFETGKAPAHVRIGWLRAVINIPHGFAINVFADELAHEAGIDPLEFRLNLIGSDRIEDTQNDYKYDTARLKHVLKTAAKNAEWGKELPEGHAMGLAVHYSFLSYVASVVEVSVINDKVKVHNIHSVIDCGLAVNKNTITAQMEGAAIFGMSLAFYGKITAKDGAIEQSNFHDYQMIRMPQVPNIHVEIVENSERPTGVGEPGVPVIAPAIVNAIFKASGKRYKNLPLMDYKLV; encoded by the coding sequence ATGAAAGATGTACAAAATGTAAGCCGTAGAAGTTTCATTAAAGGCATTGGATTAGCTTCTGGAGGGTTAATTATAGCTTCAGGCGCTAGTCTTTTTAATAGTTGTTCTGTAGAAACAAAAGAGCTGATCGCATTTAATCCAAATTTATTTGTTCAGTTAAATTCTGATGGTTCTTTAATTTTAGTAGCTTCTAGATCAGAAATGGGGCAGGGGGTACGTACTTCTTTAACGTCTGTGATTGCAGATGAGATGGAAGCTGATTGGGATAGAGTTCGTATCTCTCAGGCCGTTGGTGATGTAAAGTATGGCGACCAAAATACAGATGGTTCTAAAAGTGTCCGACTCCTATATGAGGAAATGCGAAAAATCGGAGCGGCAACAAAAGCCGTACTGATTGCTGCAGCAGCTAAAAAATGGGAAATAGCCGCAGAAGACTGTCATGCAGAAAATCATTTTATCTTTAATACTCAAGGCGATAAAATTGCTTTTGGAGATTTGGTGGAAATTGCAAAGACCTTGGAGGTACCGGAAGAGGTACAGTTGAAAGATCCGAAAGATTTTAAATATATAGGCAAATATCTACCCAGTAAAGATGTGAAAAATCTAGCAAACGGTAGTGCTGTATTTGGTTTGGATGCCAGATTGGAAGGAATGAAGTTTGCGGCAGTTAAAAGATGTCCAGTGGCTTTTGGAAAAGTAGTTTCTTTTGATAAAACAGCCGCTTTAAAAATTGCAGGGGTTATAGATGTGGTGGAAATTCCGATGATAATTAAACCTTTTGGACCCTTAGGAGGTGTTGCTGTAGTTGCAACTAATACATGGGCAGCATTTAAAGGAAGAGATGCATTAGAAGTAGTATGGGATTTAGGTGATAATAAAGCCTACGATTCTGAAAAATATATGGAAGAGATTACGGCAAATGTTCAGAAAAAGGGTGCTGTCGTAAAGAGTCTTGGAGATGTGGATCAAGCATTTGAAAAGGCTTCTAAAACAATTGAGAGTTCCTATCAATTACCACATTTGGTACATGCTCCTATGGAGGTGCCAAATGCTGTGGCTTGGGTAAAAGAAGGTAGTTGTGAGATTTGGGCGCCTACACAAGAACCGCAACGTACCCGAACAGAGGTAAGTGAGTTTTTAGAGACTTCCGAAGATAATGTAACAGTTAATGTTACTTTTTTAGGAGGCGGTTTTGGAAGAAAATCTAAACCTGATTATGTGGTTGAAGCTGCAGCAATATCTAAAGCAATAAATGCTCCTGTGCAGGTAGTTTGGACCCGTGAAGATGATATTCAACACAGCTATTATCATACAGTAGCATCACAATACATGAAAGGAGGCTTAGATGAAAACGGAAAAGTTACGGGTTGGTTGCATCGTTTTGCATTTCCTTCTATTGGGTCTACTTTTAGTCCCGGTGCAGATGAGCCGGCATCTTGGGAGGCCGCAAGTGCTGCTAATGTGCCTTTTGAAATTCCAAATATGCAATTTGAAACAGGAAAGGCCCCAGCGCATGTTAGAATAGGATGGTTGCGTGCTGTGATAAATATACCGCATGGCTTTGCTATCAATGTATTTGCAGATGAACTAGCGCATGAAGCAGGTATAGATCCTTTAGAATTTAGACTAAATCTTATTGGTAGTGACCGAATAGAAGATACCCAAAACGATTATAAATATGATACGGCCCGATTAAAGCATGTTTTAAAAACGGCAGCTAAAAATGCAGAATGGGGTAAAGAGTTACCAGAAGGTCATGCTATGGGATTAGCGGTACATTATAGTTTTTTATCCTATGTTGCCTCTGTAGTGGAAGTTTCTGTTATCAATGATAAAGTAAAAGTGCATAATATACACTCTGTGATTGACTGTGGTCTAGCTGTAAATAAGAATACGATTACGGCTCAAATGGAAGGCGCTGCAATTTTCGGAATGTCCTTAGCTTTTTATGGTAAAATTACGGCTAAAGACGGAGCTATTGAGCAAAGCAATTTTCATGATTATCAAATGATACGAATGCCACAAGTGCCAAATATTCATGTGGAAATTGTAGAAAATAGTGAGAGACCAACTGGAGTAGGGGAGCCGGGTGTTCCTGTAATTGCACCAGCAATAGTAAATGCTATTTTTAAAGCTTCAGGAAAAAGATATAAGAATTTACCTTTAATGGATTATAAGTTGGTGTAA
- a CDS encoding glycoside hydrolase family 127 protein, with protein sequence MNNTLKKPIVSSIDNSLSPFVQLKNINLTDCQWTSGFWAEKFKTCEEVMVPYMGEVLCGDIGHALNNFKIAAGEKEGEHKGMFWHDGDFYKFIEAKIYVYAQNKNSKILEEIDNYINIISKAQEADGYLQTQIQLRPEVDRYENRKYHEMYNTGHLLITACVHYRVTGQRNFLDIAIKHATLLHTIFMPETKHYGRFGFNQTQIMGLVELYRTTDDKKYLELAERFINNRGKYAVEHTDTTIGYPIGDMVQERTPLRESSEAVGHAVLALYYYAGAADVASETGEKELIDALDRLWINVTQKKMYLTGAVGQAHYGASTNLDMIEEGFINEYMMPNMTAYNETCANICNAMFSYRMLGLHGESKYADIMELVLYNSALSGISIKGDSYFYANPLRMLNNTRDYHAHENVTETPNREPYLSCFCCPPNLVRTIAQVSGWTYSIAKNGIAINLFGSSVLKTKLADESSLIMHQDTEYPWKGLVKLIIEKCKETAFDIMIRIPSWAIDSKIMVNGSETNVAVTAGKYATINRIWKKGDTVVLDMPMEIQIIEGHPRIEEIRNQIAVKRGPIVYCIESPDLPKHTNILEVYFDKKQPLVAKHQPDFLGGVTTLEGKLLVRKDKSESMYRTVQTPEFETYKTQLVPYFAWSNRGQAEMTVFMPVVWE encoded by the coding sequence ATGAATAATACGCTAAAAAAACCTATTGTCTCAAGCATTGATAATTCCTTGAGTCCATTTGTTCAACTAAAAAACATTAACCTAACTGATTGTCAATGGACCAGTGGATTTTGGGCTGAAAAGTTTAAAACCTGTGAAGAGGTGATGGTTCCCTACATGGGTGAGGTCTTGTGTGGTGATATTGGTCACGCCTTAAATAATTTTAAGATTGCTGCTGGAGAAAAGGAAGGAGAACATAAAGGTATGTTCTGGCATGATGGTGATTTTTATAAGTTTATAGAAGCCAAAATTTATGTTTACGCGCAAAATAAAAACAGTAAAATTCTTGAAGAAATAGATAACTATATAAACATCATAAGCAAAGCGCAAGAAGCTGATGGCTATTTGCAAACCCAAATTCAATTACGTCCTGAGGTAGACCGTTACGAGAATCGTAAATATCATGAAATGTACAATACAGGACACTTATTAATTACAGCTTGCGTGCATTATAGAGTAACAGGGCAACGTAATTTTTTGGACATTGCCATCAAGCATGCTACCCTATTGCATACCATTTTTATGCCTGAAACTAAGCATTATGGCAGGTTTGGTTTTAATCAGACTCAGATAATGGGATTGGTAGAATTGTATAGAACAACTGACGATAAAAAGTATTTAGAATTAGCCGAACGCTTTATAAATAATAGAGGGAAATATGCGGTAGAACATACAGATACAACTATTGGATACCCTATTGGAGATATGGTACAAGAACGCACTCCATTAAGAGAATCTAGTGAGGCTGTTGGTCATGCTGTGCTAGCATTATATTATTATGCCGGCGCTGCAGATGTAGCTTCGGAAACTGGAGAAAAAGAATTGATTGATGCTTTAGATCGTCTTTGGATAAATGTCACTCAGAAAAAAATGTACCTCACTGGTGCTGTAGGGCAAGCGCATTACGGCGCTTCTACAAATCTGGATATGATTGAAGAAGGCTTCATCAATGAATATATGATGCCAAATATGACTGCCTATAATGAAACGTGTGCCAATATCTGTAATGCTATGTTTAGTTATAGAATGTTAGGACTCCATGGCGAGTCTAAATATGCAGACATTATGGAACTTGTACTATATAACAGTGCACTTTCAGGCATTAGCATTAAAGGCGACTCTTATTTTTATGCTAATCCGCTACGAATGCTTAACAACACAAGAGATTACCATGCACATGAAAATGTTACAGAAACACCAAATAGAGAACCTTATTTAAGTTGTTTTTGTTGTCCGCCTAACTTAGTACGTACTATTGCACAAGTTTCTGGTTGGACGTATAGTATCGCCAAAAATGGTATTGCTATAAATTTATTTGGCAGTAGTGTATTAAAAACAAAGTTAGCAGATGAGTCAAGTCTAATTATGCACCAAGATACAGAATACCCTTGGAAAGGTTTGGTTAAATTAATTATTGAAAAATGTAAGGAAACCGCCTTCGATATAATGATCCGCATTCCGTCTTGGGCTATAGACTCAAAAATTATGGTAAACGGATCTGAAACAAATGTAGCTGTAACCGCCGGAAAATATGCTACTATCAATCGCATTTGGAAAAAAGGCGATACTGTAGTATTAGACATGCCCATGGAAATTCAAATAATAGAGGGTCATCCAAGAATTGAAGAAATTAGAAATCAAATTGCGGTAAAAAGAGGCCCTATTGTATACTGTATAGAATCTCCAGATTTACCTAAGCATACGAATATTTTAGAGGTCTATTTTGATAAAAAACAACCTCTAGTAGCGAAGCACCAGCCTGACTTTTTAGGTGGTGTAACTACCTTAGAAGGCAAATTATTAGTGCGAAAAGATAAAAGTGAAAGTATGTATAGAACAGTTCAAACGCCTGAATTTGAAACGTACAAAACACAGCTAGTTCCTTATTTTGCCTGGAGTAATAGAGGGCAGGCAGAAATGACGGTTTTTATGCCCGTAGTTTGGGAGTAA